GGTTCGAGGGCTGCGTGACCGACTCGTTCGGCGACTTCCGCGCCTACCGCGGCGGGTTGGGCCTGGAGAAGGGCAGCTTCTGCAGCCACTTCGACTCCGAGGACGGCCGGGTCGGCGTCTACACCGACGCGGTGTCCTCGGGCGACCTGCCCGGCGGCTGGGCCGCCGACGACGGCGCCGGCGTCCACTACGCCGACGGCGCGTTCGCGGGCTGCATCGCCGAGGCCCCCGGCCAGCGGGTGTTCTCGATCCAGCCCTCCGACCTGCCGACGGCGTCCGGCGTGGTGGTCGAGCAGCAGAAGGTCGAACTGCTCTAGCTTCCCGACGGGGGCGGCCCCAGAGCGTCTCCTTACTGGCTCCTCGGCGCACGCCGGACCAGTGCGTCCTCGGCGACGAACCGCCCCCGCTTGCGACCAGCCGCCCCCGCTTGCGACCAGCCGCCCCCGCTTACGACGAGCCGCCCCCGCTTACGACCAGCCGCCCCCAGTTGCGACCAGCCGCCCCCGCTTGCGACCAGCCGCCCCCAGTTGCGACCAGCCGCCCCCAGTTGCGACCAGCCGCCCCCAGTTGCGACCAGCCGCCCCCGCTTGCGACCAGCCGCCCCCAGTTGCGACGAGCCGCCCGCGTTCGCGACGAGCCGCTCACCTAAGGAACGAGAAGCCCCCGTTCGGGTCAGTTGCCCCCGTTCCACCGGGGGCGACTGACCCGAAAGGGGGCGACTGCGAGCGAGTCGTGACGAACCAAACTGTGGATGCGCGCGTCCGCTATCCACAGTTCTCGTTCCGGGGTGGTTTCGACGGCTCCGGTCAGATGTGCTGCGGCCATGGAGCGCAACGACCTTCGACTGACCCACACCTACACCGTGGACGGCTGGTCGGCACGGGACCTCCGCGCCGCCTGCCGCGACGGCACCCTGGAGCAGCTCCGCCGAGGCGTCTACGCGCCACCCGGAGCGGACGAGCCGAGGGGCCGCCATCGCGATCTCGCTCGTGCGGCGGCCGTGCTGCGACTACCCGGTACCGCCATCAGTCACGCGTCGGCCGCCCTGTTCCACGGACTCCCGGTTCCGGCGTCCTCGCTCACTCAGGTGCACCTCACCCGTGCGTCCGGCTCGCACGGACGCCGTCGGGCCGGCGTCCATTTCCATCACTCGCCCCTACGGGACGACGAGGTCGTGCTGATCGACGGCTTCCGCGTCACCGCGCTCGAACGGACGATCGCCGACACCCTGCGTGACGAGCGCTTCGAGTGGTCCGTCGCCATCGCCGACGCGGGGCTGGCCCGACAGGCGGATGCGGGCGTGCTGCTGGCGTACGCCGACGCGGGACGCCGGCGCCGCGGAAACCGGAACCTCCAGCGGGCCCTCGCGTTCGCCGACGGCCGCGCGGGTTCGCCGGCCGAATCGATGAGCCGCGTCTCCATGCTCCGCGCGGGGATCCCGACACCGCACCTGCAGTTCGAGGTCATCAACGCCGACGGGGAGTGGGTGGCGACCAGCGACTTCGCCTGGCCTGAGTTCGGTCTGATCGGCGAGATGGACGGACGGGTGAAGTACGACGCACCCGACCGCGGGCGCACGGCCTCCGATGTCGTCGCCCGGGAGAAGGACCGCGAGGAGCGCATCCGCGCGTGCGGTTGGAGCATCACCAGGTGGGCCTGGGACGTCGCCGTCGATCACCGGCGCCTCGGCGAGCAGCTCAGGCAGGCCCTTCGCTTCGCCACGATCGGGAGTCAAGCACGCTTCACCGCTTGACCTGCACGAGTCGCAGGCATCGCGCCGTGAACTCGAGCCGCCGATGGCGCCAGCCTCGCGCGGGGGTGCCCCGCGCCCAAGAGACCTGGGGGCGCCGATGGAACGTCGACGCCGGCAGTTCCAGTTCCGCACCGACGACCGCAGTTCCGGTCCACGCACCGACGACCGCAGCCACGGGTGCACGCGCCGAGGACCGCAGTTACGGGTGCACGCGTCGTCGCCGGCTCAGCAACCCGCGACAACGGACCCCGCCTCGCACCACTAGGGCCGGCAGTCGCCCCCGTTTGCGTCAGTTGCCCCCGTTCCTGCGTGGGCAACTGACCAAATGGGGGCGACTCGTCGCAAACGGGGGCGACTCGTCCAAAACGCGGGCGGCCCGACGCAAACGGGGGCGACTCGTCCCAAACGCGGGCAGCCCGTCCCAAACGCGGGCGACTCGTCCCAAACGCGGGCGGCCCGACGCAAACGGGGGCGACTCGTCCAAAACGCGGGCGGCCCGTCCCAAACGCGGGCGACTCGTCCCAAACGCGGGCGACTCGTCCCCAACGCGGGCGGCCCGTCGCAAACGGGGGCGGCCCGTCGCAAACGGGGGCGGCCCGTCGCAAACGGGGGCGGCCCGTCGCAAACGCGGGCGGCCGTCGCAAGCGCGGGCGACTGGTCGCAGAGGCGGCCGGCCCGTCGCAAACGGGGCAACTCGTCCCAACCGGGGGCGAGCCGTCCCAACGTGAGCGACTCCTCCCAAACGCAGGCGGCGCATCGCAAACGCGGGCGACTCAGCACCCAACAGGGCGGGAGACCGCGGGCGGAGAGTTCCGCGCCGGAAGCAGAGCACCGTGCCGCCGACGAGCCGGATCCCCACGCCGGCCAGCGAACGGAAGATGCCCACCCACCCGGCGCAGCCGCGCTCAGGCGGGCCGGTGGGTCACTTGAAGATCACCGCGCGCTGGACGATGAAGTTGACCGTCGTCGCCAGGCCCTGGGCGATCACGAAGCCGACGAACTGGGCGGCGGCCACGCCCCACCACGACTCCAGGAACGGGTAGATCAGCGTGAACGTGCCCACCTGCAGGCCGAACGTGAGCAGGTAGAGCACCACCACGGCCGCCAGGGTGCGCCGGTTGCCGTCGGACTGGAACGTCCACTTGCTGTTGATGAGGTAGGCGGTCAGCGTGCCGAAGACCCAGCTGATCGCCTTCGCCGGCGCGTGCGACAGGCCCAACGCCATGCCCGCGACCAGGAGCCCGTAGTCGACGATGGCGGACAGCCCGCCGGTCAGCACGAACCGGACGAGCTGGGTCCGCAGCCCCAGCCGCTCGGCCGCCTCCCCCTGCACCGCGGACGCCGACGCGGCGTCCCCGGGCCCGTCGGCGAGCGGCCCGCGGCGTCCGGCGCGACCGTCCGTCGGTCCTGCTTCGAAGGGCGCGCTCCCGGTCGACGCGCCCCGCACGTCGGGGCCCGGCCGACCCTCGGGCGGGGTGGCCCGCTCGGGGGCGCTCGGGCCCTCGGGGAGGTTCGAGCCGGCGGGGTCGGGTGCTGACGTCACGGCGTCCATGGTTCCACAGCCCGCTAGATTGGCCGCATGCGTCGCCTCCTCGTCCTCCTGCACGGCCTGGGCCAGACCCCGCAGAGCTGGCAGGACCAGGTCACCGAGCTTCCCGCCGGCTTCAAGGCCGTGGCTCCCTGGCTGAAGGGGATGCGCCCCGGACGCGACGAGCAGTTCAGCGTCCCGACTGCCGCCGATGACGTGCTGGCCCTGCTCAACCAGAACGGCGTGGAGCAGATGTCGCTCGTCGGCGTCTCGCTGGGCGCGATGGTCGCGATGGACGCCGCCATCCGGGCGCCGCAGACCGTCTCGCACCTCGTGCTCGCGGCCGGTCAGGTGAACCCGCCGCGTTCGGTGATGCGGATGCAGCGCCTCGCCTTCAGCCTGATCCCGGCGCGCCGGCTCGCGGCGCTGGGCGTCGAGAAGAAGCGGTTCCGGCAGGCCCTGGACGCCGCCGCGCAGATCGACTACCGCTCGCAGCTGGGCGCCATCACCGCCCGGACGCTCGTGCTGGTCGGGTCGACCGACAAGGCCAACCGGCCCGCCGCCGACGCGCTGGCCGCGGGGATCCCGGGCGCGCGCCTCGAGGTCGTCGAGGGCGCCGGGCACCAGGTGAACACCGACAACCCCGCCGTCTTCAACCGGCTCGTCTACGACTTCCTCGCCGAGGGCGTCGAGCCGGACGCCGCCGCCCAGGCCCCCGGGTCACCCCGCCCGTAGGTCACCGGCCGCCCCGGCCGATCAGCCGCCCGGACGCAGGTGCTCCACATCGCCGGCGACGAACGTGCGGCGCCCGGCGGGGGTGTCCACGACGAGCGCGCCCTCGCGATCCACGTCCACCGCCGTGCCGTCGACCGGGCCGGCCGGGAGGTGCACCGTCACCGCGCGCCCCAGCGTGCCGCACAGGGCGCGGTAGCCCGGACGCGGGTCCTCCCCCGCCTCCCACCCGGCCAGGACGGCCGCGAGGTGGCGCAGCACCGCCGCGAGCACCGCGGCGGGGTCGGGGTCGGCGCCCTCCAGGAGCAGAGACGTGGCGGTCGGCACGGGGCGGTCCTGCGCGGTCAGCGCGGTGTTCAGCCCGAAGCCGAGCACGGCCGCGGGCGGGGAGGCGTCGGCCACCGCCTCGCAGAGGATCCCGCACAGCTTCCCCTCGCCGACCAGCACGTCGTTGGGCCACTTCAGCCGCGGCTCGAGCCCGGTCGCCTCGGCGACGCCGCGGGCGACCGCCACGCCGACCAGCAGCGGCAGCCAGCCCCAGTCCGCCATCGGACGCCGCGGCGCGATCAGCACCGACGTCGCCCAGGACGCGCCGGGCGGCGCCTCCCAGCGGCGGGCGAGCCGACCGCGTCCGGCGCTCTGGTGGGCGCTGATCAGCACCTCGCCCGCCGCGGCACCGGAGCGGGCGGCGGCGGCGAGGTCGGCGTTGGTCGACCCGGTGGCAGCGACCACGCGCGGCCGCCACGGCGTCCCGGCGAGCGCTGCGGCGAGGTCCCCGGCGTCCAGTCCCACGGTCATGGGGCCTCACTGTAGGCCCGGCAGGTGGGACGCCGCGCCCGTTCGGCTTAGGCAAAGACCGGCCGAGCCGTTACATTCGGCGCATGGAGATCGACATCCACACAACGAAGGGAAAGATCGCCGATCTCGGGGAGCGCATCGACGCCGCCGTCAACGCCGCCTCCCCTGCTGCCGTCGAAAAGCAGCATGCGAAGGGCAAGCTCACCGCCCGCGAGCGCATCGCCGCGCTGCTGGACGAGGGCACCTTCGCCGAGTTCGACGAATTCGCCCGCCATCGCTCCGTCGCGTTCGGCATGCAGGCCAAACGCCCCTACACCGACGGCGTCATCACCGGCGTCGGCGCCATCCACGGCCGCCCCGTCTGCGTCTTCTCCCAGGACGTCGCCCTCTTCGGCGGCGCGCTGGGCCAGGTGTACGGCGAGAAGATCGTGAAGATCATCGACTTCGCCATCAAGACCGGCTGCCCGCTC
Above is a window of Propioniciclava coleopterorum DNA encoding:
- a CDS encoding GtrA family protein, which encodes MTSAPDPAGSNLPEGPSAPERATPPEGRPGPDVRGASTGSAPFEAGPTDGRAGRRGPLADGPGDAASASAVQGEAAERLGLRTQLVRFVLTGGLSAIVDYGLLVAGMALGLSHAPAKAISWVFGTLTAYLINSKWTFQSDGNRRTLAAVVVLYLLTFGLQVGTFTLIYPFLESWWGVAAAQFVGFVIAQGLATTVNFIVQRAVIFK
- a CDS encoding biotin--[acetyl-CoA-carboxylase] ligase produces the protein MTVGLDAGDLAAALAGTPWRPRVVAATGSTNADLAAAARSGAAAGEVLISAHQSAGRGRLARRWEAPPGASWATSVLIAPRRPMADWGWLPLLVGVAVARGVAEATGLEPRLKWPNDVLVGEGKLCGILCEAVADASPPAAVLGFGLNTALTAQDRPVPTATSLLLEGADPDPAAVLAAVLRHLAAVLAGWEAGEDPRPGYRALCGTLGRAVTVHLPAGPVDGTAVDVDREGALVVDTPAGRRTFVAGDVEHLRPGG
- a CDS encoding type IV toxin-antitoxin system AbiEi family antitoxin domain-containing protein — protein: MERNDLRLTHTYTVDGWSARDLRAACRDGTLEQLRRGVYAPPGADEPRGRHRDLARAAAVLRLPGTAISHASAALFHGLPVPASSLTQVHLTRASGSHGRRRAGVHFHHSPLRDDEVVLIDGFRVTALERTIADTLRDERFEWSVAIADAGLARQADAGVLLAYADAGRRRRGNRNLQRALAFADGRAGSPAESMSRVSMLRAGIPTPHLQFEVINADGEWVATSDFAWPEFGLIGEMDGRVKYDAPDRGRTASDVVAREKDREERIRACGWSITRWAWDVAVDHRRLGEQLRQALRFATIGSQARFTA
- a CDS encoding alpha/beta fold hydrolase, with amino-acid sequence MRRLLVLLHGLGQTPQSWQDQVTELPAGFKAVAPWLKGMRPGRDEQFSVPTAADDVLALLNQNGVEQMSLVGVSLGAMVAMDAAIRAPQTVSHLVLAAGQVNPPRSVMRMQRLAFSLIPARRLAALGVEKKRFRQALDAAAQIDYRSQLGAITARTLVLVGSTDKANRPAADALAAGIPGARLEVVEGAGHQVNTDNPAVFNRLVYDFLAEGVEPDAAAQAPGSPRP